The Candidatus Cloacimonadaceae bacterium genome contains the following window.
GATCGGCGACCCGGAATAGCGGCAATTCGCCCGCTTGCCCACGCTTTGCTGCCTGTGTAGATGCCCCAATGCGATATAGCTCAACTCCTTGGGGAAAACGCTGTCCGCAACCTGTGCCAGATTGCCGATATACAGGTCCCGCACCGCTTCGCCATCACTCAAACTAGCCCCTTTAGCGAAAAGATGCCCCATCGCGATCACCGGTAGTTTTTGGGCGAGCGAAAAAGAGTGCGTGAACACGTCCTGATAGTGTTTTTTAATCCCAGCGATCAGCTTTTCCTCTTTGTTCGCGATCGATTCGCCGCTTTCCACAAAACGCAGATCCCGCTCCCTGAGAAAGGGAACAGCGCAGACAAACAACTGGGCTTTGCCTGCATCATCTTTAAGAAGCAAAACCTCGTCTTCCGCAGAATCCGTCATGCATCCGACAACGTGGATATTGAGATATTTCAGCAATTCGCCGGGAGCGTTGAGCAAAGTTGGGGAATCGTGGTTTCCGCCGATGATGACGACATGGCGGCAATCCGTGAGATTAACCAGATGGAGGAAATTATAATAGAGTTCCTGAGCCCTATTGCTAGGCGAGGAGGAATCGAAAACGTCGCCGCTGACCAGCAAAATGTCGATCCTTTCATCCCGGACCAGTTCGATCAGCCACTCCAGAAAGGTCAGCTGTTCTTCGTATCGTTTCCTGCCAAAGAGGCTGCATCCCAGATGCCAGTCCGACGTATGCAATAATCTCATTTCTTTTACCTATTACTTATTTACAAATTACAGACTCTATTCATTCAAACTGCTGGGTACTTAGTCTAAAAAACTTGGGTTCTTCATGAATCGGGATTTAATCCAAATCTATTGTCTGCTGAGCATCATTTGCATTTTTAACTTTGTATTTGTTTGCCCGGCCAATTTTTATCTGCTCCACGGTGTCTGTCTTTTTTAATAATTTGGTCATTCGCATAGAGGTCCAGCCGCAATTGAGCTTATCGCAGATTTCTTTCGCTGTGAGAGCCTTGTCAGTAATCAAGTAGAGAATCCTATCGAGGATATCCTCATTTGACGCATTATCGGGTGATACGTTCTCAGCAGTCGATTGATCTGCCAATAGCTCACCATAGAAATCTACTTCCCTGGCGCCCATAGAAATCAGCAGATCATTGGCATTTGCTTCACCTTCCTCCGGTTTGCGGACATAGATTATCCGTCCCTTACGAAGTCCGTCCCTCACTCCCGACCAGGTTCCACCGGAATTGAACGAGTCAGCCACATAAATGTGCTTTGCCAGGCCATAGATGATGGGATTCCGTGCCATTGCCAGTTCCACTTTCCAAGGCGCCTTGGGGTGAAATGTGCTGAGAACCAGCACATTTCCCTCAATGATCTGTTTATAGTAGGTCTTATAGCCTGATCCAAAGGTCAGCACACCCTGGGGAAGCACAATGATGCTATGACCATTATACTTTAGTGTGGAATCCAGAGCGGCTTTATCGATACCCTTGGCAAATCCGCTGACGACCACCTGATAGTTATCAGTGCCTCTTTTGGCAACGTTATCAGTAAATTGCATACCTTGTGCACTTGCGTTTCGTGATCCCACAATGGCTATGGAATCCTCCTTCAGTAGTTGTTTGTTTCCTTTTATATATAGTACCGGTGGCGAATACGCGAGTTTCAGGTTCTCCTTTAAAGTGGGTGAATAATCCGGATCATTGAGCGGGATGAGCTCGAAGCCTTGATTTAGAAGACTCTCCGCAAGAAATGCATTGTTGGCTATCTGCTCTTTAGCCTCTAACAGCGAGGCGCAGTAATGTTCTTCCAGTGAATACACGCTCTTCCAGACCTCCGTTTCGAGAGCAAAGAACGCCTCCAAATCTGAGTTATTGTCAAAATAGATGGCTTTAATCAGGGCATTAATTCGGCCATTCGTCCAGCGCTGAAGATGAGCAATCGTGATCCAGTAAGCGGCATGATTTATCATCTATCATCCTTTGTTTGAGTAATTATCATCTTATAATCTATCCCCACCCACAGTTTTTGCCAATACTAACGGAGCAATCATCGCAGCACCGCAGTTGGTCAAGTATTTCCCCACTTCCTTGATCGTGGCGCCGCTGTCAAAGATATCGTCAATCAGCAGGACATACCGGCCACTGACAATGTCGGGATTGCTCAGCATAAAAGCGCCTGACACATTTTCGGCTTTGAGGGCGAAATTTTCATAAGCCTTCTGTTCGTGAGTATGCCTGATCTTGGTGAGATCATGGGAGATCGGAACTTTTAGGGTAAATGAAACTTTCTCCGCCAGGTGGCGGACAAGATCGCCTGAAATAGAGGGCGGAATGTACAGTATCAAATCAATTCTGTCTTTCCCGAATCTTTTAGAATACGCTTTGAGCAGCAGGGAGATCAGAAAGTCCGGGAAATCACCGCCCTGCTCATACTTGCTGCGATGAATGGCGGAGCCGACATTGGAAACCCCGTAATAGGACGCTGCTATCCCATTGATCAGATTGCTGCCTTTAGTCTCGACCTCGAGTTCCGGAAAGTAGCTTTCACGGAATCGCTCCAGCTTGGTAGACCACTCCGGAGTATGCGTGATCCTGTGTTTGGGTAGCCCGGTGTTATCGCAATTCGCAAAGTTCCTTCCGTCGCTATCACCGAGGTAATTGCACAGATATGACATCCGGGATTGGGTGGATTCGGCATAATCCATCATGGCTTCCAATTCCTTCATTTTCGCTGCTCTCAGCTCTTCAAACTGGCTGGGATCAAAGGGTTTGGCATTGCGGACATACTCATATCGCTTGGTTTTGCCGATGAACACTTCCCTGATAATTCCCTGATCCATCAGATCAGCACGGATGACTCTGATTTGGGTTTGGCGGAGATTGGTCTTTTTCATCAGTTCCCGCTCCCCCAGCATCTCGCTTTGCAAGGCTGCGATCACTTGTTCGTATTTTGCGGTTGCAGGTTTCGCGCCCTCGATGAAAGCTTCAGGCAGATCTCGATCAGATGGATTGTATAAAAGAATGAT
Protein-coding sequences here:
- a CDS encoding exonuclease SbcCD subunit D C-terminal domain-containing protein, which produces MRLLHTSDWHLGCSLFGRKRYEEQLTFLEWLIELVRDERIDILLVSGDVFDSSSPSNRAQELYYNFLHLVNLTDCRHVVIIGGNHDSPTLLNAPGELLKYLNIHVVGCMTDSAEDEVLLLKDDAGKAQLFVCAVPFLRERDLRFVESGESIANKEEKLIAGIKKHYQDVFTHSFSLAQKLPVIAMGHLFAKGASLSDGEAVRDLYIGNLAQVADSVFPKELSYIALGHLHRQQSVGKRANCRYSGSPIPLSFKEAESDKQVLIVDIKGAKATIKAVKVPQTVKLVQIDGDWDEINRVLESLLTESLPCWLDINYTGFDLRSDLKQDVLDLIEDSDIELLRLRNERITQKALSRQKLEETLDDLDPQEVFKRCLERHKIEAPLAKELCACYNEVLQSLADRDANAE
- a CDS encoding DNA-processing protein DprA — its product is MINHAAYWITIAHLQRWTNGRINALIKAIYFDNNSDLEAFFALETEVWKSVYSLEEHYCASLLEAKEQIANNAFLAESLLNQGFELIPLNDPDYSPTLKENLKLAYSPPVLYIKGNKQLLKEDSIAIVGSRNASAQGMQFTDNVAKRGTDNYQVVVSGFAKGIDKAALDSTLKYNGHSIIVLPQGVLTFGSGYKTYYKQIIEGNVLVLSTFHPKAPWKVELAMARNPIIYGLAKHIYVADSFNSGGTWSGVRDGLRKGRIIYVRKPEEGEANANDLLISMGAREVDFYGELLADQSTAENVSPDNASNEDILDRILYLITDKALTAKEICDKLNCGWTSMRMTKLLKKTDTVEQIKIGRANKYKVKNANDAQQTIDLD
- a CDS encoding RecQ family ATP-dependent DNA helicase, which gives rise to MDRDQAEKILKSRFGLDHFYDEQWIAISRILRGERVLLIERTGYGKSLCFQFPAVQFAGLTVVFSPLIALMRDQVSKLQALGIAAKCINSNQTVEENLAVIAEAKQGSLSILYIAPERQENSLWLEEVRNMKLAMVVVDEAHCISVWGHDFRPAYRRIINLVNLLPKGLPVLATTATATKRVERDVASQISGDLKVIRGNLVRDNFKLYVIDVASDDDKLIWLGQNINKLTGTGIIYSGTVVETEVVSKWFEYLNIPCRSYNSRLDTESRIEVEQGMINNTWKCVISTNALGMGIDKPDLRFIIHTQFPQSPVHYYQEIGRAGRDGLPTVIILLYNPSDRDLPEAFIEGAKPATAKYEQVIAALQSEMLGERELMKKTNLRQTQIRVIRADLMDQGIIREVFIGKTKRYEYVRNAKPFDPSQFEELRAAKMKELEAMMDYAESTQSRMSYLCNYLGDSDGRNFANCDNTGLPKHRITHTPEWSTKLERFRESYFPELEVETKGSNLINGIAASYYGVSNVGSAIHRSKYEQGGDFPDFLISLLLKAYSKRFGKDRIDLILYIPPSISGDLVRHLAEKVSFTLKVPISHDLTKIRHTHEQKAYENFALKAENVSGAFMLSNPDIVSGRYVLLIDDIFDSGATIKEVGKYLTNCGAAMIAPLVLAKTVGGDRL